The following coding sequences are from one Nicotiana tabacum cultivar K326 chromosome 1, ASM71507v2, whole genome shotgun sequence window:
- the LOC107790662 gene encoding uncharacterized protein LOC107790662, whose product MEGLVKGLLNVALGNDENDDRNNQSGDRDERSRSTWAQVVSGDQEDEGISSDRKHGYNREEGRYGRNEEWKSSESRPHMMPQKASPQGYERNDDERQDTFNQKEDEGNNDGWETVQKKPTKRHQKVKMDYWDNYKKPVDEQEYSNEVEYGVGMEPSEEELSDLSRACNKLWELDLNRLVPGKDYQIDCGEGKKVYQKEDMAEGCLFSWLSDDVFNKPTYSRFCSLLDNYNPHQGCKENVTPQEKQEQTAFIEEISRTAPIKYLHKYLSLKRVVSGDYEEFKRMMTHLWFDLYSRGGTSASSSAFEHVFVGEIKEHGEKSVSGFHNWLQFYLEEAKGSVDYQGYIFPRRRGEIPDSETQLLTIQFEWNGVLKSVSSSLIGVSPEFEVAIYTLCFFVGGEENHVEIGPYPVNIKCYRLGDNIGSAFPVAEC is encoded by the exons ATGGAAGGATTAGTAAAGGGGTTGTTGAATGTGGCTTTGGGcaatgatgaaaatgatgataGGAACAATCAATCTGGTGATCGTGATGAACGGTCAAGATCTACTTGGGCGCAG GTGGTGTCAGGGGATCAAGAAGATGAAGGGATTAGCAGCGATCGTAAACATGGATATAATAGAGAG GAGGGGAGATATGGGAGAAATGAGGAGTGGAAATCAAGTGAATCAAGGCCTCACATGATGCCCCAAAAG GCTTCACCTCAGGGGTACGAAAGAAATGACGATGAGAGGCAGGATACTTTCAATCAAAAG GAGGACGAGGGAAACAATGACGGCTGGGAGACGGTCCAGAAAAAGCCTACTAAACGGCATCAAAAG GTTAAAATGGATTATTGGGACAATTACAAAAAGCCTGTTGATGAGCAAGAATATTCAAATGAGGTTGAATATGGAGTTGGCATGGAACCCTccgaagaagagctttcagaTTTATCGAGAGCATGCAACAAGCTTTGGGAACTTGATCTTAACCGCTTAGTTCCAGGAAAGGATTACCAGATTGATTGCGGTGAAGGAAAGAAGGTTTACCAAAAGGAAGATATGGCCGAAGGATGTTTATTTTCCTGGTTGAGTGACGATGTATTTAACAAGCCTACTTATTCTCGTTTCTGTTCCCTTTTAGATAATTATAATCCGCACCAGGGTTGTAAGGAGAATGTAACACCTCAAGAGAAGCAAGAACAAACAGCATTCATAGAAGAGATCAGTAGAACTGCGCCAATAAAATATCTGCACAAGTATCTATCATTGAAACGCGTAGTTTCTGGTGATTATGAAGAGTTTAAGAGAATGATGACTCATCTCTGGTTCGACCTTTATAGTCGAGGTGGTACATCTGCTAGCTCTTCAGCTTTTGAACATGTTTTTGTTGGAGAGATAAAGGAGCACGGGGAAAAATCAGTTTCTGGATTTCACAACTGGCTTCAG TTCTATTTAGAGGAAGCTAAGGGCAGTGTTGACTATCAAGGATACATCTTCCCCCGAAGGCGCGGAGAGATT CCCGACTCAGAGACTCAGTTACTGACCATACAGTTTGAATGGAACGGCGTCCTAAAATCTGTGTCAAGTAGTTTGATTGGAGTTAGCCCTGAATTTGAAGTTGCTATCTACACTCTATGCTTCTTTGTTGGAGGGGAAGAGAACCATGTTGAGATTGGTCCATATCCTGTTAATATTAAATGCTATCGTTTGGGAGATAACATTGGATCTGCTTTTCCTGTGGCTGAGTGTTGA